A genomic stretch from Halopiger aswanensis includes:
- a CDS encoding CPBP family intramembrane glutamic endopeptidase translates to MPFGAIDRRPLVVYLVALAALASGFVLVSRLAGVSMILLAPAYMFTPLLAGIVTCVSGALSFERAGLRLPRGRFRWLAVAAVVPLAFILVGTALALALPGTEFVPDANPTTGAGTSFEQPETTEAGPSLPGWPVNLLIMLVVAVVAGATINAVFAFGEEFGWRGVLQTALAPLGFWRASAVVGFLWGVWHAPIVIEGYNFPNNPVVGVGVMTVACVAMAPVYTYITLAARSVLAPAIFHGTFNAFAATMLVFPQGGSELVVNPVGGLGILVFGLAAVAIAVVGTPPLEPDWALPADAGATGASSARDAESPASDITGGDER, encoded by the coding sequence ATGCCCTTCGGAGCGATCGATCGTCGGCCACTCGTCGTCTACCTCGTCGCGCTCGCGGCGCTCGCGAGCGGGTTCGTGCTCGTCTCGCGGCTCGCCGGCGTGAGCATGATCCTCCTCGCGCCGGCCTACATGTTCACGCCGCTGCTGGCCGGCATCGTGACCTGTGTTTCCGGCGCGCTGTCGTTCGAGCGCGCGGGGCTGCGACTGCCGCGCGGACGATTCCGCTGGCTCGCGGTCGCCGCGGTCGTCCCGCTCGCGTTCATACTGGTCGGCACCGCCCTCGCCTTGGCCCTGCCAGGGACCGAGTTCGTCCCCGACGCGAATCCGACCACCGGCGCGGGGACGTCGTTCGAACAGCCCGAAACGACGGAAGCCGGCCCGTCGCTTCCCGGGTGGCCGGTGAACCTCCTCATCATGCTCGTCGTCGCGGTCGTCGCCGGCGCGACGATCAACGCCGTCTTCGCGTTCGGCGAGGAGTTCGGCTGGCGCGGCGTCCTCCAGACCGCGCTCGCGCCGCTCGGCTTCTGGCGGGCCTCGGCCGTCGTCGGCTTCCTCTGGGGTGTGTGGCACGCGCCGATCGTCATCGAGGGGTACAACTTCCCGAACAATCCGGTCGTCGGCGTCGGCGTGATGACCGTCGCCTGCGTCGCGATGGCGCCGGTTTACACCTACATCACGCTGGCCGCCCGGTCGGTCCTGGCGCCGGCGATCTTCCACGGCACGTTCAACGCCTTCGCCGCGACGATGCTCGTGTTCCCGCAGGGCGGCTCCGAACTGGTCGTCAACCCCGTCGGCGGGCTCGGCATCCTCGTGTTCGGACTCGCCGCGGTCGCGATCGCCGTCGTCGGAACGCCGCCCCTCGAGCCCGACTGGGCGCTTCCGGCCGACGCTGGGGCGACCGGAGCGTCGTCGGCTCGGGACGCCGAGTCCCCGGCTTCCGACATCACCGGCGGGGACGAGAGGTAG